Sequence from the Deltaproteobacteria bacterium genome:
CTTCAGTTCAAGAAGGTCATGGGGGTCCTCGCGATCCTCTTTTTCGTCGCGCTCGGCGTCATGACATTCAGCCCCGAGTGGTACACTCACGGCGTGAACGTCGTTGCGAAAGTTTTCGGCCAGCCGCAGGCGCCCGTGACCATGCGCGTGCCGGCCGAGGCCGTGTGGGGCGCGGTGTACGTGAACGCCGAGCGGCCCGAGAACACCCCCGCGAAACCCTACGCCGAGCGTACGCACGTCGCCTTCACGTGCACGTCGCTGCTGCTGCTCACGCTCATCGCGGCAGGCTGTTGGATCAATCCGCGCCGGTACATGGAGTACATTCCGGTGCTGCTCTTCGTGAAGCTCGTGCCGTCGATTTTCTCGCTCGGCTTCTACTTCTTCGTCGCGAAGTACTTCGTCCACATCCTGACACCGATCCTCGACGTGCCGCTCTTCGGGCTCATCCTGGTGATGTGGCTGCGTGCGAAGGGTCCCGCCAAGGCGGAGACGGCGCCCGTCTGAACACGCCCAAGGGGGCAGCCATGACCGGCGATCTGTTCGGCACGCCGGAAACCGATTCAGGCGAAACGTCCCGGACCGCGCGCGCGCCGCTGGCCGACCGCATGCGTCCGAAGACGCTCGACGACGTGGTCGGGCAGGACGAGGTCGTCGGTCCGGGAACGATGCTGCGTCAGGCGGTCGAGAGCGGGCAATTGCCCTCGATGATATTCTGGGGTCCGCCGGGATCGGGAAAAACCACCATCGCGCGCATCCTCGCCGGGGTCACGGGCAGCCGCTTCGTCGCGTTTTCCGCAGTGCTCTCGGGCGTAAAAGAGATTCGCCAGATCGTCGAGGCCGCGCGGGCGCACCGCGCGCGGGGCGGCGGACGCACCATTCTTTTCGTCGACGAAATCCACCGCTTCAACAAGAGCCAGCAGGACAGTTTTTTGCCCCATGTCGAGGCCGGCGTCATCACGCTCGTCGGGGCGACGACCGAGAACCCGAGCTTCGAAGTTAACGCGGCGCTGCTCTCGCGCTGCCGCGTGCTCACGCTCCGGCCCATCGACGAGGCGTCGCTGCGCAAGGTTGCCGAGAAGGCGCTCGCCGACCCGACCGATGGCCTCGGCGCGGATCGCTGGAAGCTCGAGGACGAGGCGTGGGCGCAGCTCACCGGCAGCGCCGACGGCGATGCGCGGCGCGTGCTCAACACGCTCGAGGTCGTGGCGGGGCTTCGCCTGCGCGAGGAAGACGGCGCGCGGGTCGTCACGGCGGCCGATGTGCGCGAGGCGCTGCAGACGAAGTCGCTCGTGTACGACAAGTCCGGCGAGGAGCACTACAACGTCATCTCGGCGTTCATCAAGAGCCTGCGCGGATCGGACCCCGACGCGGCGCTCTACTACCTCGCGCGCATGGTCGAGGCCGGCGAGGACGCCGTGTTCATCGCGCGGCGCATGGTGGTGCTCGCGAGCGAGGACATCGGCAACGCAGACCTGCGCGCGCTGCCGCTCGCCGTCGCAACCATGCAGGCCGTGCACATGATCGGCATGCCCGAGGCGCGCATCAACCTCGCGCAGTGCGCAACGTATCTGGCGACCGCGCCCAAAAGCAACGCGAGCTACATGGGACTCGAAGCCGCCGTCGCCGAGGTGCGCGACACCGGCGCGCTGCCCGTGCCGCTCGCCGTGCGCAACGCGCCGACGCGCCTGATGAAGGAGCTCGGCTACCACCAGGGTTATCGCTACGACCACGACTCGCCCGGTCGCCACGCGGCCCAGCAGTTCCTGCCCGACGAGCTGGCCGATCGACAATTCTACGAACCCACCGGCGAGGGACACGAGGAGGCGATCCGAAAGCGCCTCGAATGGCTGCGCTCGCGAAAAAAGAGCCGACCCGATGAGTGATGCCGGGCCGCCGGCGCGCGTCAGCGCGTGCCCACGCGCGCCCCGGCGAATCCCGGCGCGGAGGCGCGGCGCGTCGCAAACGCCAGCACCACGCCCGCCACGATGACGAGCAACGAGCCCGCCCACTGGATGGGGCTCGTGCGTTCGCCGAACATCGGTATCGCCATCACGTGCGTGATGATGATGCCGAGGTACGACAGCGCGCTGATCGTGGCGGCGCGGTCGAGCGAGTACGCGCGCGTCATGGCGAGCTGGCCGAATCCCGCGGAGATCCCCGTGAGCGCAAGCACGGCAAGACCGGCCGGATCGGGCGTAACCCAAACGGGAATCGAGAGTGCGATCATCACGATCGCGCCGAAAACGGAGAAATGCAGGACGATCGCTTCGTGACTCTCGTTTTTTCCCAGACGGCGCAGATAGATCATCGCCACGCCGTAGCTCATCGCGCCCGCCGTGGAGATCGCCGCGAGCTGAAGCGCCACGTCGAAACTCGGTTTGACGACGAGCGCGACGCCGACGATGGACAGAGGGACCGCGAGAAAAACAGCCCGCGACACGCGCTCGCCGATGAGCGGCCAGGAGAGCAGCGCGACGAAGACGGGGCCGGTGGAGTTGAGCGTAACCGCGTCGCCCAGCGGGATACGCGGCGACGAGAGCGTGTAAAAGATCGCGAGCGCCGAGCCGGTGCCGAAGATGGTGCGCACCCATGCCACGCGTCGGTTTTCGATGCGCAGCGACGCGCCGCGCAGCATGGCGAATCCCCACGCGATGAGCGCGCCGATCACGAAGCGCGCCGCGGCGACCTCCATCCACGGCACGTGCCGCGCGCCCATGCGCGTGAAGACGCTCATGAGCGAGAAGAGCACCTGCGCGACCAGCATCCACGCGATGCCGCTGTGCAGCAGCGAGCGCGATTTCGCGGGTGCCGCGGGAGGCTCGTCGATCAGCGGATCGTCTTCGCGATCCGAAGTGGGCGTTTGGGATTTCACGGAGGCTCTCAGGCGTAGCCGCGCGGATGGTCGCGGTGCCACTCCCAGGCCGACGCGATGATGTCCTCGATGGACGGGATCTCGCAGGCGAATCCGAGTTCGCGCGCGATTTTTTCGGTCGTCGAAACCAGCTCCGGCGGGTCCCCCGGGCGGCGCGGCGCTTCGATCGCCGGAATCTCGCGCCCGGTGACGCGCCGCGCCGCGTCGATCACCTCGCGCACGCTGTAGCCCGATCCGTTGCCGAGGTTGTAGTGGTCGAAGCCGGTTCCGGCCGGCGCGGAGAGCGCGGCGACGTGCGCGCGGGCGAGATCGCGGATGTGGATGTAATCGCGAATCGCCGTGCCGTCGCGTGTGGGGTAATCCGTCCCGAAGATCGACACGTGCTCGCGCTGCCCGAGCGGCACCTGGAGCACGAGCGGGATCAAATGCGTCTCCGGCTGGTGGTCCTCGCCGAGGCCGCCGTACGCGCCGCACGCGTTGAAGTAACGCAAAATCGTGACGCGCAAGCCGTGAATGCGCTGGTACCACGCGAGCATCCGCTCGAACATCAGCTTCGATTCGCCGTAAACGCTTTCGGGCGTTTGCGGATCGTCCTCGCGAATCGGCAGCGTTCGCGGCGTGCCGTAGGTCGCGCAGGTGGACGAAAAGACGATGTGGGGCGTTCCCTCGGCGCGCATCGCTTCGAGCACGCGCAGCCCCGTGGCGACGTTGTTGTCGAAGTAGAGTTCGGGCTTTTCCATCGACTCGGGGACAAGGCTATGCGCCGCGAAGTGCAACACGCAGGTGACGCGGTGCTCGCGCAGCGCGCGGCGCAGGCGGTCGGTGTCGGCGAGTTCGCCCTGGACGAATTGCGCGCCGGCTGGAACGGCCTGCCGATGACCGCGCGAGA
This genomic interval carries:
- a CDS encoding DMT family transporter, whose translation is MKSQTPTSDREDDPLIDEPPAAPAKSRSLLHSGIAWMLVAQVLFSLMSVFTRMGARHVPWMEVAAARFVIGALIAWGFAMLRGASLRIENRRVAWVRTIFGTGSALAIFYTLSSPRIPLGDAVTLNSTGPVFVALLSWPLIGERVSRAVFLAVPLSIVGVALVVKPSFDVALQLAAISTAGAMSYGVAMIYLRRLGKNESHEAIVLHFSVFGAIVMIALSIPVWVTPDPAGLAVLALTGISAGFGQLAMTRAYSLDRAATISALSYLGIIITHVMAIPMFGERTSPIQWAGSLLVIVAGVVLAFATRRASAPGFAGARVGTR
- a CDS encoding replication-associated recombination protein A, giving the protein MTGDLFGTPETDSGETSRTARAPLADRMRPKTLDDVVGQDEVVGPGTMLRQAVESGQLPSMIFWGPPGSGKTTIARILAGVTGSRFVAFSAVLSGVKEIRQIVEAARAHRARGGGRTILFVDEIHRFNKSQQDSFLPHVEAGVITLVGATTENPSFEVNAALLSRCRVLTLRPIDEASLRKVAEKALADPTDGLGADRWKLEDEAWAQLTGSADGDARRVLNTLEVVAGLRLREEDGARVVTAADVREALQTKSLVYDKSGEEHYNVISAFIKSLRGSDPDAALYYLARMVEAGEDAVFIARRMVVLASEDIGNADLRALPLAVATMQAVHMIGMPEARINLAQCATYLATAPKSNASYMGLEAAVAEVRDTGALPVPLAVRNAPTRLMKELGYHQGYRYDHDSPGRHAAQQFLPDELADRQFYEPTGEGHEEAIRKRLEWLRSRKKSRPDE
- the galE gene encoding UDP-glucose 4-epimerase GalE; this translates as MSVLVAGGAGYIGSVTAKVLIEAGRDVVVYDNLSRGHRQAVPAGAQFVQGELADTDRLRRALREHRVTCVLHFAAHSLVPESMEKPELYFDNNVATGLRVLEAMRAEGTPHIVFSSTCATYGTPRTLPIREDDPQTPESVYGESKLMFERMLAWYQRIHGLRVTILRYFNACGAYGGLGEDHQPETHLIPLVLQVPLGQREHVSIFGTDYPTRDGTAIRDYIHIRDLARAHVAALSAPAGTGFDHYNLGNGSGYSVREVIDAARRVTGREIPAIEAPRRPGDPPELVSTTEKIARELGFACEIPSIEDIIASAWEWHRDHPRGYA